The Tenrec ecaudatus isolate mTenEca1 chromosome 9, mTenEca1.hap1, whole genome shotgun sequence genome window below encodes:
- the ZNF467 gene encoding LOW QUALITY PROTEIN: zinc finger protein 467 (The sequence of the model RefSeq protein was modified relative to this genomic sequence to represent the inferred CDS: substituted 1 base at 1 genomic stop codon): MRESLSALGFCMGQPATAPQSESGRGSSDVLEQMFPATEERGLGVCSGQKAPRPEQGTHMEQGEPPCRGRXADTMPESQSKGICPDEQWAMHRGVKVKDEDEEAQAELAFLPGFLLTPDLRPLATYKLEPGAPGGLLLSGWAPVPEKPFGCGECELRFRDRLTLGLHQRLHRGEWPRACLQCGRRFAQRVHLLLHQRSHGGAKPFACPECDKRFSKKAHLTRHLRTHTGERPFPCAQCGKRFRQKIHLGAHQKTHSGERPYPCAECGKRFRKKTHLVHHHRTHTGERPFPCARCSRSFTHRQHLARHQRVHEARPLGAPGRDCDSAAPPAPGAGPNLVAPGQHLAQHRRGHSSDRPFACAQCGRRFGSQPNLAGHARVHSGARPFTCVQCGRCFGRKSHLGRHQTVHTGSRPHSCAVCARSFSSKTNLVRHQATHTDSRPFTCAHCAKSFSRKTHLLGHQLIHADATPHNVSGSAFVQPAASKGTPRTPSF, encoded by the exons GTTTCTGCATGGGGCAACCAGCAACAGCCCCCCAGAGTGAATCTGGGAGAGGGTCCAGTGATGTCCTGGAGCAGATGTTCCCTGCCACAGAGGAAAGAGGATTGGGAGTGTGCTCAG GGCAGAAGGCCCCTAGACCTGAGCAGGGTACCCACATGGAACAAGGAGAGCCTCCCTGCAGAGGAAGGTGAGCAGACACAATGCCGGAATCCCAGTCTAAGGGGATCTGCCCAGATGA GCAATGGGCTATGCACAGA GGAGTGAAGGTGAAGGATGAGGATGAGGAGGCTCAGGCAGAGCTCGCCTTCCTACCCGGCTTTCTGCTCACACCTGACCTGAGACCTTTGGCTACATACAAGCTGGAGCCGGGGGCACCAGGTGGGCTACTGCTGTCCGGGTGGGCCCCGGTGCCCGAGAAGCCCTTCGGCTGCGGGGAGTGCGAGCTTCGCTTCCGGGACCGGCTGACCCTGGGGCTGCACCAGCGGCTGCACCGTGGCGAGTGGCCGCGCGCTTGTCTCCAATGCGGCCGACGCTTCGCGCAACGCGTGCACCTGCTGCTGCACCAGCGCAGCCACGGCGGCGCAAAGCCCTTCGCGTGTCCAGAGTGCGACAAGCGCTTCAGCaagaaggcgcacctgacccgCCACCTCCGTACGCACACCGGGGAGCGGCCTTTCCCGTGTGCCCAGTGCGGGAAGCGCTTCCGCCAGAAGATCCACCTGGGCGCGCACCAGAAGACACACTCCGGCGAGCGGCCCTATCCGTGCGCCGAGTGCGGGAAGCGCTTCCGCAAAAAGACGCACCTGGTCCATCACCATCGCACCCACACGGGTGAGCGGCCCTTCCCGTGCGCACGCTGCTCGCGCAGCTTCACGCACCGGCAGCACCTGGCGCGGCACCAGCGGGTGCATGAGGCCCGgccccttggcgccccaggccgggactgCGACTCTGCCGCGCCACCCGCGCCCGGGGCTGGTCCCAACCTAGTCGCCCCTGGCCAGCACCTGGCACAGCACCGGCGGGGACACTCGAGCGATCGGCCCTTCGCCTGCGCGCAGTGCGGCCGCCGCTTCGGCTCGCAGCCCAACCTGGCGGGGCACGCCCGGGTCCACAGTGGCGCCAGGCCCTTCACCTGCGTGCAGTGCGGCCGCTGTTTCGGCCGCAAGTCGCATCTGGGCCGCCACCAAACAGTGCACACGGGCAGCCGGCCCCACTCCTGCGCCGTCTGCGCCCGAAGCTTCAGCTCCAAAACTAACCTGGTCCGCCACCAGGCCACCCACACGGACTCGCGCCCCTTCACCTGTGCGCACTGCGCCAAGAGCTTCAGCCGCAAGACACACCTGCTGGGGCACCAGCTCATCCACGCAGACGCGACCCCCCACAACGTTTCCGGCTCTGCCTTTGTCCAGCCTGCTGCCAGCAAGGGGACACCTCGCACTCCCTCTTTCtga